Proteins encoded in a region of the Neodiprion lecontei isolate iyNeoLeco1 chromosome 5, iyNeoLeco1.1, whole genome shotgun sequence genome:
- the LOC107225488 gene encoding uncharacterized protein LOC107225488 isoform X5 translates to MRTCGSYDVNAVEGGGTESSPVQRKPIFIVKLILFLVLCAIIITLCILWVSKSKEASRDNNIVGKQDKLRGRYDGTSQMPVSKFDTQETTTTETPDTSPLTVWGESRQETTTTETPDTSPLTAGGESRQETTTTETPDTSPLTAGGESSQETTTTETPATLPLTAGGESSQETTTTETPDTSPLTAGGESRQETTTTETPDTSPSTAGGESSQETTTTETPATLPLTAGGESSQETTTTETPDTSPLTAGGESRQETTTTETPDTSPLTAGGESRQETTTTETPDTSPSTAGGESSQETTTTETPATLPLTAGGESSQETTTTETPDTSPLTAGGESRQETTTTETPDTSPSTAGGESSQETTTTETPDTSPLTAGGESRQETTTTETPDTSPLTAGGESRQETTTTETPDTSPSTAGGESSQETTTTETPATLPLTAGGESSQETTTTETPDTSPLTAGGESRQETTTTETPDTSPSTAGGESRQETTTTDTPDTSPLTAGGESRQETTTTETPDTSPLTVWGESRQETTTTETPDTSPLTAGGESRQETTTTETPDTSPSTAGGESRQETTTTETPDTSPLTAGGESRQETTTTETPDTSPFTAGGESRQETTTTDTPDTSPLTAGGESRQETTTTETPDTSPLTAGGESRQETTTTDTPDTSPLTAGGESSQETTTTETPATLPLTAGGESRQETTTTETPDTSSSTAGGESSQETTTTETPATLPLTAGGESSQETTTTETPATLPLTAGGESRQETTTTETPDTSPLTNHMQPVTSSEVMSKMAKGTTSRILSYMNHSSDACDDFYEYACGEFEDNQLMTENDLAEQAMQRIFTEAQKRRSDEQSFLDYYESCLNYEKTTNQSERLANVRRAVQEIGRFNYMDNIGKDDTQPKFRDTLQRLLERNSALLFDITPDLAVNEGNCNTEPQTIQFTWKIGPLMSKTDPYTNKRAEECYKQQESVRNEPEVNLTEVYGTYKECKNYFGTFTTSIKNSVKKIFGTDYDRSEQIGVDVEKLIELFLVPEMDEDEIRKAYATKNYNLKGDLSVRRAHKQPPFLDFKKLLPPRANVERKLWHGYLPEDLTRAVKNVALRSYQIDDETWINDALLAIYAHDVYHEFVAPRHDVENYCKRLATNLMKTHASSLYMSSFKSEELKVMNRTVTEMFEKLRKTLESNVSKQKWIGKKSKEAILKKIARLSIVTPAHRTDYHNSNDNEIELTGDFFNDTMALRKMYRTSMYQMLDKRPSEEIWTYFAQPYDASTSSIYELEKIIIPFGAVDWRFLDRSYTTSTQHLGLATLGTLIANEIAHHFDFTGINYLNGWKGRRVAPVFCSNTDDDINYRSDYKNHYQNLRGKMDSIFLPSTSQNIHYSISDLSLNERFSDDAGLRLAYDTMLNLPAEAKIPLPWLSNSESNEIQQFFLAYAQMHCTKKPLTTSFRSLYEDENLPSRLRIAITAANNEALGEAWQCKTGTKVRPEEKTYNFPHLDGIDFGRETEALPPNQ, encoded by the exons atgcGGACCTGTGGGTCGTACGACGTGAATGCTGTGGAAGGAGGTGGGACGGAGTCTTCTCCAGTTCAACGAAAACCTATCTTTATCGTTAAACTGATCTTATTTCTTGTACTTTGTGCCATAATTATCACATTGTGCATATTGTGGGTGTCAAAAAGTAAAGAAGCGTCGAGGGATAATAATATCGTAGGAAAACAG GATAAATTACGTGGACGGTATGATGGAACAAGTCAAATGCCTGTCAGCAAATTTGATACACAGGAGACTACGACTACTGAAACACCGGACACTTCACCTTTAAC GGTATGGGGCGAATCTAGACAGGAGACTACGACTACTGAAACACCGGACACTTCACCTTTGAC GGCAGGCGGCGAATCTAGACAGGAGACTACGACTACTGAAACACCGGACACTTCACCTTTAAC GGCAGGCGGCGAATCTAGTCAGGAGACTACGACTACTGAAACACCGGCCACTTTACCTTTGAC GGCAGGCGGCGAATCTAGTCAGGAGACTACGACTACTGAAACACCGGACACTTCACCTTTAAC GGCAGGCGGCGAATCTAGACAGGAGACTACGACTACTGAAACACCGGACACTTCACCTTCTAC GGCAGGCGGCGAATCTAGTCAGGAGACTACGACTACTGAAACACCGGCCACTTTACCTTTGAC GGCAGGCGGCGAATCTAGTCAGGAGACTACGACTACTGAAACACCGGACACTTCACCTTTAAC GGCAGGCGGCGAATCTAGACAGGAGACTACGACTACTGAAACACCGGACACTTCACCTTTAAC GGCAGGCGGCGAATCTAGACAGGAGACTACGACTACTGAAACACCGGACACTTCACCTTCTAC GGCAGGCGGCGAATCTAGTCAGGAGACTACGACTACTGAAACACCGGCCACTTTACCTTTGAC GGCAGGCGGCGAATCTAGTCAGGAGACTACGACTACTGAAACACCGGACACTTCACCTTTAAC GGCAGGCGGCGAATCTAGACAGGAGACTACGACTACTGAAACACCGGACACTTCACCTTCTAC GGCAGGCGGCGAATCTAGTCAGGAGACTACGACTACTGAAACACCGGACACTTCACCTTTAAC GGCAGGCGGCGAATCTAGACAGGAGACTACGACTACTGAAACACCGGACACTTCACCTTTAAC GGCAGGCGGCGAATCTAGACAGGAGACTACGACTACTGAAACACCGGACACTTCACCTTCTAC GGCAGGCGGCGAATCTAGTCAGGAGACTACGACTACTGAAACACCGGCCACTTTACCTTTGAC GGCAGGCGGCGAATCTAGTCAGGAGACTACGACTACTGAAACACCGGACACTTCACCTTTAAC GGCAGGCGGCGAATCTAGACAGGAGACTACGACTACTGAAACACCGGACACTTCACCTTCTAC GGCAGGCGGCGAATCTAGACAGGAGACTACGACTACTGATACACCGGACACTTCACCCCTAAC GGCAGGCGGCGAATCTAGACAGGAGACTACGACTACTGAAACACCGGACACTTCACCTTTGAC GGTATGGGGCGAATCTAGACAGGAGACTACGACTACTGAAACACCGGACACTTCACCTTTGAC GGCAGGCGGCGAATCTAGACAGGAGACTACGACTACTGAAACACCGGACACTTCACCTTCTAC GGCAGGCGGCGAATCTAGACAGGAGACTACGACTACTGAAACACCGGACACTTCACCTTTGAC GGCAGGCGGCGAATCTAGACAGGAGACTACGACTACTGAAACACCGGACACTTCACCTTTTAC GGCAGGCGGCGAATCTAGACAGGAGACTACGACTACTGATACACCGGACACTTCACCCCTAAC GGCAGGCGGCGAATCTAGACAGGAGACTACGACTACTGAAACACCGGACACTTCACCTTTGAC GGCAGGCGGCGAATCTAGACAGGAGACTACGACTACTGATACACCGGACACTTCACCCCTAAC GGCAGGCGGCGAATCTAGTCAGGAGACTACGACTACTGAAACACCGGCCACTTTACCTTTGAC GGCAGGCGGCGAATCTAGACAGGAGACTACGACTACTGAAACACCGGACACTTCATCTTCTAC GGCAGGCGGCGAATCTAGTCAGGAGACTACGACTACTGAAACACCGGCCACTTTACCTTTGAC GGCAGGCGGCGAATCTAGTCAGGAGACTACGACTACTGAAACACCGGCCACTTTACCTTTGAC GGCAGGCGGCGAATCTAGACAGGAGACTACGACTACTGAAACACCGGACACTTCACCTCTAAC aaatcacatgcaacctGTGACGTCATCTGAAGTTATGTCAAAAATGGCCAAAGGCACAACGAGTCGAATTCTTTCCTACATGAACCATTCCTCTGATGCATGTgatgatttttatgaatacGCTTGTGGAGAGTTCGAAGATAACCAGCTGATGACAGAAAATGACCTCGCAGAACAAGCAATGCAACgaattttca CCGAGGCTCAAAAACGCCGAAGTGACGAACAGTCCTTTCTCGACTATTACGAAAGCTGCCTGAATTACGAAAAGACGACCAATCAGTCTGAAAGATTGGCAAACG TTCGACGAGCTGTACAAGAAATCGGACGTTTTAATTACATGGATAACATTGGGAAGGATGATACCCAACCTAAATTCCGCGATACGCTTCAGAGACTTCTCGAACGGAACAG CGCCCTCTTATTCGACATTACTCCAGACCTCGCTGTAAACGAAGGGAATTGTAACACAGAGCCACAAACAATTCAGTTTACCTGGAAAATTGGGCCACTGATGAGCAAAACTGACCCCTACACGAATAAAAGAGCAGAGGAATGCTATAAACAGCAGGAATCGGTGAGAAACGAACCGGAAGTGAATTTGACAGAAGTCTACGGAACTTACAAAGAGTGCAAG AACTACTTCGGCACCTTTACAACGTCCATCAAAAAtagcgtgaaaaaaattttcggaacgGATTATGATCGATCGGAGCAAATCGGGGTTGACGTTGAGAAGCTGATTGAACTTTTCCTTGTGCCG GAGATGGATGAAGATGAAATCCGTAAGGCCTACGCAACCAAGAATTATAACTTGAAGGGTGACCTCTCTGTCAGACGGGCACATAAACAACCGCCATTC CTTGATTTCAAGAAACTACTACCACCTCGAGCAAATGTGGAAAGAAAACTCTGGCATGGTTATCTTCCTGAAGACCTTACTCGAGCTGTAAAGAATGTCGCCTTGCGAAGCTATCAGATTGATGACGAAACGTGGATAAATGATGCTCTCCTCGCAATTTACGCTCACGATGTCTATCACGAG tTTGTTGCTCCGCGCCACGATGTCGAAAATTACTGCAAGCGACTAGCAACTAACCTGATGAAGACGCATGCATCCAGTTTATACATGTCATCATTCAAAAGCGAGGAACTCAAGGTCATGAACAGAACG GTGAccgaaatgtttgaaaaattaaggaaaaCATTGGAGTCGAATGTGTCGAAACAGAAGTGGATTGGGAAGAAGAGCAAAGAGgcaattttgaagaaaatcgcAAGACTCTCAATCGTGACACCCGCCCACCGAACCGATTATCATAACTCAAACGACAATGAG ATCGAACTCACGGGcgattttttcaacgacacAATGGCGCTGCGGAAGATGTACAGAACGTCCATGTACCAGATGCTGGATAAACGGCCAAGCGAAGAAAT ATGGACGTACTTCGCCCAACCGTACGACGCGTCGACTTCATCTATATACGAGctcgagaaaataattataccgtTCGGAGCTGTAGATTGGCGCTTTTTGGACCGTTCCTACACCACCTCAACGCAGCATTTGGGGCTAGCTACTCTTGGAACGCTTATCGCCAATGAAATTGCTCATCATTTTGACTTCACAG GCATAAATTACCTGAACGGTTGGAAAGGTAGGAGGGTGGCGCCTGTTTTCTGCTCTAACACGGATGATGATATAAATTACAGAAGCGACTACAAAAACCATTACCAAAATTTGAGGGGAAAAATGGACTCCATCTTCCTGCCATCGACTTctcaaaatattcattacagc ATATCCGACCTCAGTCTCAATGAGAGATTCTCAGACGACGCCGGCCTGCGACTCGCCTACGATACGATGTTAAACTTACCCGCGGAAGCTAAAATACCATTGCCCTGGCTTTCGAACTCGGAATCCAACGAGATACAACAATTCTTCTTGGCCTATGCTCAG ATGCATTGCACAAAGAAGCCTCTCACAACATCCTTCAGATCGCTCTACGAAGACGAAAACTTGCCAAGCCGACTACGGATTGCGATAACTGCCGCCAATAACGAAGCCCTTGGAGAAGCCTGGCAGTGCAAAACGGGAACCAAAGTCCGCCCTGAGGAAAAAACATATAATTTTCCTCACCTCGACGGTATAGACTTCGGTCGTGAAACCGAAGCACTCCCACCTAATCAATGA
- the LOC107225488 gene encoding uncharacterized protein LOC107225488 isoform X39, which produces MRTCGSYDVNAVEGGGTESSPVQRKPIFIVKLILFLVLCAIIITLCILWVSKSKEASRDNNIVGKQDKLRGRYDGTSQMPVSKFDTQETTTTETPDTSPLTVWGESRQETTTTETPDTSPLTAGGESRQETTTTETPDTSPLTAGGESSQETTTTETPATLPLTAGGESSQETTTTETPDTSPLTAGGESRQETTTTETPDTSPSTAGGESSQETTTTETPATLPLTAGGESSQETTTTETPDTSPLTAGGESRQETTTTETPDTSPLTAGGESRQETTTTETPDTSPSTAGGESSQETTTTETPATLPLTAGGESSQETTTTETPDTSPLTAGGESRQETTTTETPDTSPSTAGGESSQETTTTETPATLPLTAGGESSQETTTTETPDTSPLTAGGESRQETTTTETPDTSPLTAGGESRQETTTTETPDTSPSTAGGESSQETTTTETPATLPLTAGGESSQETTTTETPDTSPLTAGGESRQETTTTETPDTSPSTAGGESRQETTTTDTPDTSPLTAGGESRQETTTTETPDTSPLTVWGESRQETTTTETPDTSPLTAGGESRQETTTTETPDTSPSTAGGESRQETTTTETPDTSPLTAGGESRQETTTTETPDTSPFTAGGESRQETTTTDTPDTSPLTAGGESRQETTTTETPDTSPLTAGGESRQETTTTETPDTSSSTAGGESRQETTTTETPDTSPLTNHMQPVTSSEVMSKMAKGTTSRILSYMNHSSDACDDFYEYACGEFEDNQLMTENDLAEQAMQRIFTEAQKRRSDEQSFLDYYESCLNYEKTTNQSERLANVRRAVQEIGRFNYMDNIGKDDTQPKFRDTLQRLLERNSALLFDITPDLAVNEGNCNTEPQTIQFTWKIGPLMSKTDPYTNKRAEECYKQQESVRNEPEVNLTEVYGTYKECKNYFGTFTTSIKNSVKKIFGTDYDRSEQIGVDVEKLIELFLVPEMDEDEIRKAYATKNYNLKGDLSVRRAHKQPPFLDFKKLLPPRANVERKLWHGYLPEDLTRAVKNVALRSYQIDDETWINDALLAIYAHDVYHEFVAPRHDVENYCKRLATNLMKTHASSLYMSSFKSEELKVMNRTVTEMFEKLRKTLESNVSKQKWIGKKSKEAILKKIARLSIVTPAHRTDYHNSNDNEIELTGDFFNDTMALRKMYRTSMYQMLDKRPSEEIWTYFAQPYDASTSSIYELEKIIIPFGAVDWRFLDRSYTTSTQHLGLATLGTLIANEIAHHFDFTGINYLNGWKGRRVAPVFCSNTDDDINYRSDYKNHYQNLRGKMDSIFLPSTSQNIHYSISDLSLNERFSDDAGLRLAYDTMLNLPAEAKIPLPWLSNSESNEIQQFFLAYAQMHCTKKPLTTSFRSLYEDENLPSRLRIAITAANNEALGEAWQCKTGTKVRPEEKTYNFPHLDGIDFGRETEALPPNQ; this is translated from the exons atgcGGACCTGTGGGTCGTACGACGTGAATGCTGTGGAAGGAGGTGGGACGGAGTCTTCTCCAGTTCAACGAAAACCTATCTTTATCGTTAAACTGATCTTATTTCTTGTACTTTGTGCCATAATTATCACATTGTGCATATTGTGGGTGTCAAAAAGTAAAGAAGCGTCGAGGGATAATAATATCGTAGGAAAACAG GATAAATTACGTGGACGGTATGATGGAACAAGTCAAATGCCTGTCAGCAAATTTGATACACAGGAGACTACGACTACTGAAACACCGGACACTTCACCTTTAAC GGTATGGGGCGAATCTAGACAGGAGACTACGACTACTGAAACACCGGACACTTCACCTTTGAC GGCAGGCGGCGAATCTAGACAGGAGACTACGACTACTGAAACACCGGACACTTCACCTTTAAC GGCAGGCGGCGAATCTAGTCAGGAGACTACGACTACTGAAACACCGGCCACTTTACCTTTGAC GGCAGGCGGCGAATCTAGTCAGGAGACTACGACTACTGAAACACCGGACACTTCACCTTTAAC GGCAGGCGGCGAATCTAGACAGGAGACTACGACTACTGAAACACCGGACACTTCACCTTCTAC GGCAGGCGGCGAATCTAGTCAGGAGACTACGACTACTGAAACACCGGCCACTTTACCTTTGAC GGCAGGCGGCGAATCTAGTCAGGAGACTACGACTACTGAAACACCGGACACTTCACCTTTAAC GGCAGGCGGCGAATCTAGACAGGAGACTACGACTACTGAAACACCGGACACTTCACCTTTAAC GGCAGGCGGCGAATCTAGACAGGAGACTACGACTACTGAAACACCGGACACTTCACCTTCTAC GGCAGGCGGCGAATCTAGTCAGGAGACTACGACTACTGAAACACCGGCCACTTTACCTTTGAC GGCAGGCGGCGAATCTAGTCAGGAGACTACGACTACTGAAACACCGGACACTTCACCTTTAAC GGCAGGCGGCGAATCTAGACAGGAGACTACGACTACTGAAACACCGGACACTTCACCTTCTAC GGCAGGCGGCGAATCTAGTCAGGAGACTACGACTACTGAAACACCGGCCACTTTACCTTTGAC GGCAGGCGGCGAATCTAGTCAGGAGACTACGACTACTGAAACACCGGACACTTCACCTTTAAC GGCAGGCGGCGAATCTAGACAGGAGACTACGACTACTGAAACACCGGACACTTCACCTTTAAC GGCAGGCGGCGAATCTAGACAGGAGACTACGACTACTGAAACACCGGACACTTCACCTTCTAC GGCAGGCGGCGAATCTAGTCAGGAGACTACGACTACTGAAACACCGGCCACTTTACCTTTGAC GGCAGGCGGCGAATCTAGTCAGGAGACTACGACTACTGAAACACCGGACACTTCACCTTTAAC GGCAGGCGGCGAATCTAGACAGGAGACTACGACTACTGAAACACCGGACACTTCACCTTCTAC GGCAGGCGGCGAATCTAGACAGGAGACTACGACTACTGATACACCGGACACTTCACCCCTAAC GGCAGGCGGCGAATCTAGACAGGAGACTACGACTACTGAAACACCGGACACTTCACCTTTGAC GGTATGGGGCGAATCTAGACAGGAGACTACGACTACTGAAACACCGGACACTTCACCTTTGAC GGCAGGCGGCGAATCTAGACAGGAGACTACGACTACTGAAACACCGGACACTTCACCTTCTAC GGCAGGCGGCGAATCTAGACAGGAGACTACGACTACTGAAACACCGGACACTTCACCTTTGAC GGCAGGCGGCGAATCTAGACAGGAGACTACGACTACTGAAACACCGGACACTTCACCTTTTAC GGCAGGCGGCGAATCTAGACAGGAGACTACGACTACTGATACACCGGACACTTCACCCCTAAC GGCAGGCGGCGAATCTAGACAGGAGACTACGACTACTGAAACACCGGACACTTCACCTTTGAC GGCAGGCGGCGAATCTAGACAGGAGACTACGACTACTGAAACACCGGACACTTCATCTTCTAC GGCAGGCGGCGAATCTAGACAGGAGACTACGACTACTGAAACACCGGACACTTCACCTCTAAC aaatcacatgcaacctGTGACGTCATCTGAAGTTATGTCAAAAATGGCCAAAGGCACAACGAGTCGAATTCTTTCCTACATGAACCATTCCTCTGATGCATGTgatgatttttatgaatacGCTTGTGGAGAGTTCGAAGATAACCAGCTGATGACAGAAAATGACCTCGCAGAACAAGCAATGCAACgaattttca CCGAGGCTCAAAAACGCCGAAGTGACGAACAGTCCTTTCTCGACTATTACGAAAGCTGCCTGAATTACGAAAAGACGACCAATCAGTCTGAAAGATTGGCAAACG TTCGACGAGCTGTACAAGAAATCGGACGTTTTAATTACATGGATAACATTGGGAAGGATGATACCCAACCTAAATTCCGCGATACGCTTCAGAGACTTCTCGAACGGAACAG CGCCCTCTTATTCGACATTACTCCAGACCTCGCTGTAAACGAAGGGAATTGTAACACAGAGCCACAAACAATTCAGTTTACCTGGAAAATTGGGCCACTGATGAGCAAAACTGACCCCTACACGAATAAAAGAGCAGAGGAATGCTATAAACAGCAGGAATCGGTGAGAAACGAACCGGAAGTGAATTTGACAGAAGTCTACGGAACTTACAAAGAGTGCAAG AACTACTTCGGCACCTTTACAACGTCCATCAAAAAtagcgtgaaaaaaattttcggaacgGATTATGATCGATCGGAGCAAATCGGGGTTGACGTTGAGAAGCTGATTGAACTTTTCCTTGTGCCG GAGATGGATGAAGATGAAATCCGTAAGGCCTACGCAACCAAGAATTATAACTTGAAGGGTGACCTCTCTGTCAGACGGGCACATAAACAACCGCCATTC CTTGATTTCAAGAAACTACTACCACCTCGAGCAAATGTGGAAAGAAAACTCTGGCATGGTTATCTTCCTGAAGACCTTACTCGAGCTGTAAAGAATGTCGCCTTGCGAAGCTATCAGATTGATGACGAAACGTGGATAAATGATGCTCTCCTCGCAATTTACGCTCACGATGTCTATCACGAG tTTGTTGCTCCGCGCCACGATGTCGAAAATTACTGCAAGCGACTAGCAACTAACCTGATGAAGACGCATGCATCCAGTTTATACATGTCATCATTCAAAAGCGAGGAACTCAAGGTCATGAACAGAACG GTGAccgaaatgtttgaaaaattaaggaaaaCATTGGAGTCGAATGTGTCGAAACAGAAGTGGATTGGGAAGAAGAGCAAAGAGgcaattttgaagaaaatcgcAAGACTCTCAATCGTGACACCCGCCCACCGAACCGATTATCATAACTCAAACGACAATGAG ATCGAACTCACGGGcgattttttcaacgacacAATGGCGCTGCGGAAGATGTACAGAACGTCCATGTACCAGATGCTGGATAAACGGCCAAGCGAAGAAAT ATGGACGTACTTCGCCCAACCGTACGACGCGTCGACTTCATCTATATACGAGctcgagaaaataattataccgtTCGGAGCTGTAGATTGGCGCTTTTTGGACCGTTCCTACACCACCTCAACGCAGCATTTGGGGCTAGCTACTCTTGGAACGCTTATCGCCAATGAAATTGCTCATCATTTTGACTTCACAG GCATAAATTACCTGAACGGTTGGAAAGGTAGGAGGGTGGCGCCTGTTTTCTGCTCTAACACGGATGATGATATAAATTACAGAAGCGACTACAAAAACCATTACCAAAATTTGAGGGGAAAAATGGACTCCATCTTCCTGCCATCGACTTctcaaaatattcattacagc ATATCCGACCTCAGTCTCAATGAGAGATTCTCAGACGACGCCGGCCTGCGACTCGCCTACGATACGATGTTAAACTTACCCGCGGAAGCTAAAATACCATTGCCCTGGCTTTCGAACTCGGAATCCAACGAGATACAACAATTCTTCTTGGCCTATGCTCAG ATGCATTGCACAAAGAAGCCTCTCACAACATCCTTCAGATCGCTCTACGAAGACGAAAACTTGCCAAGCCGACTACGGATTGCGATAACTGCCGCCAATAACGAAGCCCTTGGAGAAGCCTGGCAGTGCAAAACGGGAACCAAAGTCCGCCCTGAGGAAAAAACATATAATTTTCCTCACCTCGACGGTATAGACTTCGGTCGTGAAACCGAAGCACTCCCACCTAATCAATGA